One region of Miscanthus floridulus cultivar M001 chromosome 19, ASM1932011v1, whole genome shotgun sequence genomic DNA includes:
- the LOC136526367 gene encoding uncharacterized protein: MEADDWLRAVEKQLNIAQCNDLEKVLYASSQLHGAAQDWWDSFQYGCPNNAPAITWQEFKDNFWSYHIPDGLMELKQEEFRSLKQGSMAMVEYHDKFAQLSCYDPNDVAEDKEKQRHFLKGLYDGLQLQLMSNTYPNFQSLVNRPIVIDDKRKEMEAKKRRLQGQAFGSNTSPRAYPQQGF, from the coding sequence atggaagcagatgattggttgcgtgctgtagagaagcaacttaacatagcacaatgcaacgatcttgagaaggtgttgtatgcttctagtCAACTCCatggagcagctcaggattggtgggattctttccagtatggatgtcccaacaacgctcctgctatcacctggcaggaattcaaggacaatttctggtcttatcatatccctgatggactcaTGGAAttaaagcaggaagaattcaggtccctcaagcaaggatccatggcTATGGTggaatatcatgacaagtttgctcaactatctTGCTATgatccaaatgatgtagctgaggataaggagaagcaacgccatttcctcaagggactttatgatggcctgCAGCTTCAACTGATGTCTAACACCTATCCAAACTTTCAGTCTTTGGTAAACCGccctattgtgattgacgataagcgcaaagagatggaagccaagaagaggaggcttcaagggcaagcttttgGAAGCAACACAAGCCCACGAGCCTATCCCCAGCAGGGTTTTTAG